One segment of Bacteroidota bacterium DNA contains the following:
- a CDS encoding nucleotidyltransferase family protein yields the protein MSSVELKNNILNSLKQYNPLFIGLFGSFARNEQTDNSDIDILVSFRNPVSLLSLIRIENELSLRLGRKVDLITEGAIKNKCIKKNISDDIQIIFQA from the coding sequence ATGTCAAGTGTTGAGTTGAAAAATAATATTCTGAATTCTTTAAAACAGTATAATCCATTGTTTATTGGCTTGTTTGGTTCTTTTGCAAGAAACGAGCAGACCGATAACAGCGATATTGACATACTTGTGTCTTTCCGAAATCCTGTTTCTTTACTGAGCCTTATTCGAATAGAAAATGAACTATCCCTCAGGCTTGGACGAAAAGTTGATCTGATTACTGAAGGAGCAATTAAAAACAAGTGCATTAAAAAAAATATTTCAGATGATATTCAAATAATCTTTCAGGCATGA
- a CDS encoding ATP-binding protein yields the protein MRKPENPFLISGYYSPDYFCDRKEETSQLLSYIQNGQNVTLTSVRRIGKTGLIKHLFHQLPAGWRGIYVDILATEDLQQFLNVLATAVLNAVPEKESLGKKLWTFIKAMRPVISFDPLTNLPQATFEVRKSGTESHIGSIMQFLEKQDHKIVIGIDEFQQISNYPEKNVDAWLRSIIQHLNNVRFIFSGSQQHLMNELFNLPSKPFYRSTAMLGIEKIDKTEYKNFVSRWFNQSGKSISDEIIDDILDWSCLHTYYVQLVFNRVFATGQKIITSNLWKEEAYKLLKEQENVFFNYRSMLTFHQWRLLKAVAHEGIIISPTSKEFISKYKLGSPSTVLRSLKSLINSELLYSSFTENGGVSYSIYDILFHRWTESLP from the coding sequence ATGAGAAAACCAGAAAATCCGTTTCTGATATCAGGCTACTACAGCCCGGATTACTTTTGCGACCGGAAGGAGGAGACATCACAATTGTTGAGTTACATCCAGAATGGTCAGAATGTTACCTTAACATCTGTCAGACGCATAGGGAAAACAGGCCTGATCAAACATCTTTTTCACCAATTGCCTGCAGGGTGGAGGGGAATATATGTTGATATTCTTGCAACAGAGGATCTTCAACAATTCCTGAACGTCTTGGCCACGGCAGTATTGAACGCGGTTCCGGAAAAGGAAAGCCTTGGTAAAAAATTGTGGACATTTATCAAAGCAATGCGTCCGGTAATAAGTTTTGATCCTTTAACCAACCTCCCACAGGCTACTTTCGAGGTAAGAAAATCAGGAACCGAGTCACATATTGGATCAATCATGCAATTCCTGGAAAAGCAGGACCACAAAATAGTGATTGGTATAGACGAGTTTCAACAGATATCCAACTATCCTGAAAAAAATGTTGATGCATGGTTACGTTCCATTATTCAACACTTGAATAATGTCCGGTTCATCTTTTCCGGCAGCCAGCAACACCTTATGAATGAATTGTTCAACCTGCCCTCAAAACCATTCTACCGAAGTACAGCTATGTTGGGTATCGAAAAAATCGATAAAACAGAGTATAAAAATTTTGTTTCCCGATGGTTTAATCAATCAGGTAAGTCGATTTCCGATGAAATAATTGACGACATATTAGACTGGTCCTGCCTGCACACGTATTATGTTCAGCTAGTATTTAACAGGGTGTTCGCAACCGGTCAGAAAATCATTACAAGCAATTTATGGAAGGAAGAAGCATATAAACTCTTAAAGGAGCAGGAAAACGTGTTTTTCAATTACAGAAGCATGCTCACATTTCATCAATGGCGTTTGTTAAAAGCAGTGGCCCATGAAGGGATTATAATCTCCCCTACTTCAAAGGAATTCATAAGTAAATACAAGCTGGGCAGTCCGTCAACCGTATTACGCTCTCTGAAATCCTTAATAAACAGCGAACTATTATACTCATCATTCACAGAAAACGGAGGAGTATCTTACAGTATTTATGACATTCTGTTTCATCGATGGACAGAATCATTGCCATAA